The following are from one region of the Rattus rattus isolate New Zealand chromosome 13, Rrattus_CSIRO_v1, whole genome shotgun sequence genome:
- the LOC116914341 gene encoding circumsporozoite protein-like yields the protein MAITRMSLPEDTTHFRAAGGALCKPVVQGRQGSGWGRSLAVAGEGAGRSAEFLGTWAGGDLPPSRAGDEQSGGTRRPGGNAGQRRGLRGCGGSRAGGVTRGGGGGAAIAAATRPPGPGRSQPPAAGQALRADTLQTMLRDARRGSGPLGHRRRSCGTAAPQGVDLELISAPPVRPQQRAGPKMNSHLISRSQCSRPFD from the exons ATGGCCATCACACGCATGAGCTTACCAGAAGACACAACCCACTTCAGAGCTGCAGGAGGAGCGCTGTGCAAGCCGGTG GTCCAGGGGCGCCAAGGCTCGGGCTGGGGGCGGAGCCTCGCGGTGGCAGGCGAGGGGGCGGGGCGCAGTGCGGAGTTCCTAGGGACCTGGGCAGGGGGCGATCTCCCGCCCTCCAGGGCTGGGGACGAGCAGAGTGGCGGGACGCGCAGGCCCGGTGGAAACGCGGGGCAGCGGCGAGGACTGCGGGGGTGCGGCGGGAGTCGGGCGGGCGGCGTCACCCGAGGCGGAGGGGGCGGAGCCGCGATAGCAGCTGCCACCCGGCCGCCGGGCCCAGGCAGAAGTCAGCCGCCCGCGGCTGGGCAAGCACTGCGCGCAGACACGCTACAGACAATGCTCCGGGACGCCCGGCGGGGCAGCGGACCGCTGGGCCACCGACGGCGAAGCTGCGGAACCGCAGCTCCCCAG GGAGTTGATCTGGAACTCATCTCTGCACCCCCTGTAAGACCGCAACAGAGAGCCGGGCCCAAGATGAACTCGCACCTTATCAGCCGCTCACAGTGCTCCAGACCGTTTGACTGA